The following are from one region of the Coffea eugenioides isolate CCC68of chromosome 2, Ceug_1.0, whole genome shotgun sequence genome:
- the LOC113762186 gene encoding GRF1-interacting factor 2-like — MQQQQQPTPALTSSPPPSLPFSPNSITTEQIQKCLDDNKNLILAILENQNLGKVSECAQYQAVLQRNLMYLAAIADAQPQPSATPPQLPSSSGAQQGIYVQQAQATTMQQHQGVPVQKLPFQLSALRSQDQQHQLLHFQAQQQFQGQGGSNHGMHQIMQTGLSNSGSLMEGRGSKQSSLDANSGDGQGK, encoded by the exons atgcagcagcagcagcagccaaCGCCGGCTCTCacttcttctcctcctccttcctTGCCATTTTCTCCTAATTCCATCACCACTGAGCAGATTCAGAAG TGCTTGGATGAcaacaaaaatttgattttggcTATACTGGAAAATCAAAACCTTGGCAAAGTTTCAGAGTGTGCCCA GTATCAAGCAGTCCTGCAGAGAAATTTGATGTATTTAGCTGCCATTGCTGATGCTCAACCACAACCATCAGCAACGCCTCCACAG CTTCCTTCAAGTTCTGGTGCTCAACAAGGAATTTATGTGCAACAAGCTCAAGCCACAACAATGCAGCAGCATCAAGGAGTTCCTGTTCAGAAGTTGCCCTTCCAGCTTAGTGCTCTCCGATCTCAAGATCAGCaacatcaattgctccatttcCAGGCACAGCAACAATTCCAAGGTCAAGGTGGTTCCAACCATGGCATGCATCAAATCATGCAAACTGGGCTTTCTAATTCAGGCAGTTTGATGGAGGGACGAGGCAGTAAGCAAAGTTCCTTGGATGCAAATTCTGGTGATGGCCAAGGAAAATGA